In Haloarcula salinisoli, one genomic interval encodes:
- a CDS encoding DUF420 domain-containing protein: MFDVREQVPALTGVLTVVSLALVFGAVGGAIPSALLPRVPDSVLGAIPTVNAVISAAAIGTIVAGIRAIRRGDVERHRRLMVATFGLFVAFLVLYLYRVTLLGPTDFAGPAVVETYVYFPLLAIHILLAIVAIPAVYYTLLLAASYPVSELSRTNHPRAGKVAATLWLISFSLGIVVYLMLYLIW; the protein is encoded by the coding sequence ATGTTCGACGTACGCGAGCAGGTCCCCGCACTCACCGGCGTCTTGACGGTCGTCTCGCTGGCACTTGTCTTCGGTGCGGTCGGCGGGGCCATCCCGAGCGCACTGCTGCCCCGCGTCCCGGATTCGGTCCTCGGAGCCATTCCGACGGTCAATGCCGTCATCAGCGCCGCCGCCATCGGGACCATCGTCGCCGGTATCCGGGCGATTCGTCGCGGTGACGTCGAGCGCCACCGCCGACTGATGGTCGCCACCTTCGGCCTGTTCGTGGCGTTTCTCGTCCTGTACCTCTATCGTGTCACCTTGCTGGGCCCGACGGACTTTGCCGGGCCGGCCGTCGTCGAGACGTACGTCTACTTCCCGCTGCTGGCCATCCACATCCTGCTCGCTATCGTCGCCATCCCCGCAGTCTACTACACCCTCTTGCTGGCTGCGAGCTACCCTGTCTCGGAGCTCTCGCGGACAAACCACCCGCGTGCGGGAAAGGTGGCGGCGACGCTGTGGCTGATTTCGTTCTCACTGGGCATCGTCGTCTACCTCATGCTATATCTGATCTGGTGA
- a CDS encoding AI-2E family transporter: MEWPDSRSRLAWWMVALALGAITGWVVLTYIGTFVLGLFLYYVARPAYRRFRPQFRPSIAAATALLVLAVPVVLLMAYTLAIATQELARLQRTVDLGPLTDQVEPYVNVSEVVQDPATLLQNPDLLNAGQLVAEGALGYIPIVGTALINVFIALAVAFYLLRDDDRLGRWVRETFDDQQEFLTVYLREVDEDLSSVFFGNILNAIAIAVVAAFVYTVLNVFAPAEPIPYPALIAVLAGAASLIPVVGMKLVYVPLAIGLFARAVLMGNPLWFPTVFVAATVVFVDFIPDLVLRPYVSGRNLHVGLVMIAYIIGPLLFGWYGLFLGPLLLVVIYHFARLVLPVLIDGDGVEAIPAPTARDLEKRAESEGSAEHDDADDGVDSDPA; encoded by the coding sequence ATGGAGTGGCCAGACTCCAGGAGCCGCCTCGCGTGGTGGATGGTCGCGCTCGCCCTCGGAGCCATCACCGGGTGGGTCGTGCTCACTTACATCGGAACGTTCGTGCTCGGCCTCTTCCTGTACTACGTGGCCCGGCCGGCCTACCGCCGGTTCAGGCCGCAGTTCAGGCCGTCCATCGCGGCGGCGACAGCGCTCCTCGTACTCGCGGTCCCAGTCGTCCTGCTGATGGCCTACACCCTCGCCATCGCGACCCAGGAACTGGCACGGCTCCAGCGGACCGTGGACCTGGGGCCACTGACCGACCAGGTAGAACCGTACGTGAACGTCTCGGAGGTGGTCCAAGACCCGGCCACGTTGCTGCAGAACCCGGACCTTCTCAACGCCGGTCAGCTGGTCGCCGAGGGGGCGCTGGGGTATATCCCCATCGTCGGTACCGCGCTCATCAACGTTTTCATCGCGCTCGCCGTCGCCTTCTACTTGCTCCGTGACGACGACCGTCTCGGCCGATGGGTCAGGGAGACGTTCGACGACCAGCAGGAGTTCCTGACGGTCTATCTGCGGGAGGTAGACGAGGACCTCAGCAGCGTCTTCTTCGGCAACATCCTCAACGCCATCGCCATCGCCGTCGTGGCCGCGTTCGTCTACACGGTTTTGAACGTCTTCGCGCCCGCCGAACCGATTCCCTATCCCGCGTTGATAGCCGTGCTGGCGGGCGCCGCGAGTCTGATCCCCGTTGTCGGGATGAAACTCGTCTACGTGCCCCTCGCCATCGGCCTGTTCGCGCGGGCCGTCCTGATGGGGAATCCGCTGTGGTTCCCGACGGTCTTCGTCGCCGCGACCGTCGTCTTCGTGGACTTCATCCCGGACCTCGTCCTCCGACCGTACGTCTCGGGACGGAACCTCCACGTGGGACTGGTCATGATCGCGTACATCATCGGACCGCTGCTGTTTGGCTGGTACGGGCTCTTCCTGGGCCCGCTCTTGCTCGTGGTCATCTACCACTTCGCACGGCTGGTCCTCCCAGTGTTAATCGACGGCGACGGCGTCGAAGCCATACCGGCGCCGACAGCACGGGACCTGGAGAAACGCGCGGAATCCGAGGGGAGCGCCGAACACGACGACGCCGACGACGGTGTCGACAGCGACCCCGCCTAA
- a CDS encoding DUF4129 domain-containing protein, which translates to MGTTGGDGGDSGVDSRQLLLVGICIFGLIAAAFLAPVVDAGGLGGGGPGEGDGEGEGEGEGEGEGEGDADERGEIGTVAPRTVDGERSRRTDGERRRGAEENDTRWVTDDDGTRWRIEENGTRWVSDDEGPRRVVENNGTRWVSEENGTRRVAERNGTQWVVEENGTRWVRDRNGTQWVAEKNGTRYVVEENGTRYIVEENGTRWVSDRNGTRWVAEENGTRYVEEANGTRYVEEANGTRYVEEANGTRYVVDENGTRRPGDANDTRWPTDANDTQWPTDANDTQRPVDRTPPPEPPQTGCVAIVSGTPKPGTQTTVRVTVDTQPSAGVRVWFNNRFVGRTDDSGAVTGTVPFVTELDVTVESPTDEPCRFPRRGNGSGAESAIGSGAAAAVGLGGAGADPAIGVTGNDAAVRTDQTSQSNARGGVNNSSQYDLPSNVTIRVNGDPVAGSTVTLTATVAGVAMPNASVAVDGTQVGRTDENGRYELTVPDRDRIEVTVSRGEIRGNTTITIPRLSVRFVPRPVVPGQRATVVVTRGGDPVENASVTLDGQRLGTTGPNGTASFGLPLSVSGAVTATVGPQSATAPLWLAYWLTASLTLLLAFLTAVTTAVTARWRGWGAAQRLAYVWAGVWTLFVGYVLGRRLGLAVGAVAILLVALYRYRRALSSGGATTVGLVGAFLQWCSRAVLWVVEALESLVDWARAGAQRLAAWLRTLPTSLSGLAARLAAWLRSVPASIGAWLRSLPLGGVAAVVGAVALVAAATYAFGGPGFLAAVAVVLLAGLGWWLSRRESASPAVDDADESVTAGSDRSTDDVAVAPLRALWRRLASWVLPGTWQTKTPAEVSRAAVERGLPRGPVETLTEAFRDVEYGGRPEEERQSKARTALDEIERAHDADEEERE; encoded by the coding sequence GTGGGAACTACAGGCGGCGACGGCGGTGACAGCGGCGTCGACAGCCGCCAGCTTCTCCTGGTCGGCATCTGTATATTCGGGTTGATAGCGGCCGCGTTTCTCGCACCCGTCGTCGACGCGGGCGGTCTCGGCGGTGGCGGCCCCGGCGAGGGCGATGGTGAGGGCGAGGGCGAGGGTGAGGGTGAAGGTGAGGGTGAGGGCGATGCCGATGAGCGGGGCGAGATCGGCACAGTAGCGCCCAGAACCGTCGACGGCGAGCGCTCGCGGCGTACTGATGGCGAGCGCCGCCGTGGCGCCGAGGAGAACGACACTCGCTGGGTCACCGACGACGACGGCACCCGGTGGCGTATCGAAGAGAACGGCACGCGGTGGGTCAGCGACGACGAAGGCCCCCGCAGGGTCGTCGAGAACAACGGGACGCGGTGGGTCTCCGAGGAGAACGGCACCCGTCGGGTCGCAGAGCGCAACGGCACGCAGTGGGTCGTCGAGGAGAACGGGACGCGGTGGGTCAGAGACCGAAACGGGACCCAGTGGGTCGCCGAGAAAAACGGGACGCGGTACGTCGTCGAGGAGAACGGGACGCGATACATCGTCGAGGAGAACGGGACTCGCTGGGTCAGCGACCGGAACGGGACCAGATGGGTCGCCGAAGAGAACGGAACGCGGTACGTCGAGGAGGCGAACGGAACGCGATACGTCGAGGAGGCGAACGGAACGCGATACGTCGAGGAGGCGAACGGAACGCGGTACGTCGTCGACGAGAACGGGACTCGCCGTCCGGGCGATGCCAACGACACCCGGTGGCCGACCGACGCTAACGACACCCAGTGGCCGACCGACGCCAACGACACGCAACGGCCCGTCGACCGAACACCCCCGCCCGAGCCCCCACAGACGGGGTGTGTAGCAATCGTGAGTGGGACACCGAAGCCGGGGACCCAGACCACAGTGCGCGTGACGGTCGACACCCAGCCGTCGGCCGGCGTTCGGGTCTGGTTCAACAATCGGTTCGTCGGTCGCACAGACGACAGTGGCGCAGTGACCGGGACCGTTCCGTTCGTGACAGAACTGGACGTTACGGTGGAGTCTCCGACCGACGAGCCGTGTCGGTTCCCGCGCCGGGGGAACGGATCGGGGGCCGAGTCGGCTATCGGTAGTGGGGCGGCCGCCGCGGTCGGTCTGGGGGGCGCCGGGGCCGACCCAGCAATCGGTGTCACCGGTAACGACGCCGCGGTCCGAACCGACCAGACCAGCCAGTCCAACGCCCGAGGAGGCGTCAACAACTCCAGCCAGTACGACCTTCCGAGCAACGTCACCATTCGCGTCAACGGCGACCCGGTCGCGGGGTCGACAGTCACTCTCACCGCCACGGTCGCGGGGGTGGCGATGCCGAACGCGAGCGTGGCGGTCGACGGCACCCAGGTCGGGCGGACAGACGAGAACGGCCGGTACGAGTTGACAGTGCCGGACAGGGACCGAATCGAGGTGACAGTCAGTCGCGGCGAGATACGCGGCAACACGACCATCACCATCCCGCGGCTCTCGGTTCGCTTCGTGCCGCGACCGGTCGTCCCCGGGCAGCGAGCGACCGTCGTGGTGACACGTGGTGGCGACCCCGTCGAGAACGCCTCGGTGACCCTCGACGGACAGCGCCTGGGGACCACCGGGCCGAACGGGACGGCCTCGTTCGGGCTGCCGCTGTCGGTCAGTGGGGCGGTAACGGCCACCGTCGGCCCGCAGTCTGCTACTGCCCCGCTGTGGCTGGCCTACTGGCTCACCGCCAGTCTGACACTGTTGCTGGCATTTCTCACAGCAGTTACGACGGCGGTTACCGCCCGATGGCGCGGTTGGGGAGCCGCCCAACGGCTCGCGTACGTGTGGGCCGGCGTCTGGACGCTGTTTGTCGGCTACGTCCTCGGCAGGCGTCTCGGGCTGGCTGTCGGGGCGGTTGCAATCTTGCTCGTCGCGCTCTATCGCTATCGACGGGCCCTCTCCTCGGGCGGTGCGACGACTGTCGGGTTAGTCGGCGCGTTCCTCCAGTGGTGCAGTCGCGCCGTATTGTGGGTCGTCGAAGCCCTCGAATCGCTGGTGGACTGGGCCCGGGCGGGCGCCCAGCGACTCGCGGCGTGGCTGCGAACGTTGCCGACCTCGCTCTCGGGGCTCGCGGCGCGGCTGGCCGCCTGGCTCCGTTCGGTCCCCGCCAGCATCGGGGCCTGGCTGCGCTCGCTCCCGCTGGGTGGCGTCGCCGCAGTGGTCGGAGCCGTGGCTCTCGTCGCCGCCGCCACCTACGCCTTCGGTGGGCCCGGCTTCCTGGCCGCCGTTGCAGTGGTCCTCCTGGCCGGCCTGGGCTGGTGGCTCAGCCGCCGGGAGTCGGCGTCCCCGGCGGTCGACGATGCCGACGAATCGGTTACGGCCGGCTCCGACCGGTCGACCGACGACGTGGCGGTGGCGCCGCTGCGGGCCCTGTGGCGACGGCTCGCGAGCTGGGTCCTGCCGGGGACCTGGCAGACGAAGACGCCCGCCGAGGTGTCGCGGGCGGCGGTCGAGCGCGGACTGCCCCGTGGACCGGTCGAGACGCTGACCGAGGCGTTTCGCGACGTCGAGTACGGGGGCCGGCCCGAGGAGGAGCGACAGTCCAAGGCCCGGACAGCCCTCGACGAAATTGAGCGCGCCCACGATGCAGACGAGGAGGAGCGAGAATGA
- a CDS encoding DUF420 domain-containing protein codes for MQQARHHVPQLTGALTAVSFAIVLVVIAGAVPSTLFPRAPTAVMAVIPHAIATVSAVAIGTILGGLRAIRAGNIDRHRTLMVVSFLLFGLFLTVDFYRLAVVGPTAFAGPAVVETYLYLPLLVSHAVVALLTFPAVYYALLVGVTTPRGALPATGHARAGRVAAACWLLTFGSGLVIYAMLHLLW; via the coding sequence ATGCAGCAGGCGCGCCACCACGTGCCCCAGCTCACCGGGGCCCTGACAGCGGTCTCGTTCGCTATCGTGCTGGTCGTGATAGCGGGGGCCGTACCGTCGACGCTGTTCCCGCGCGCCCCGACGGCGGTTATGGCTGTGATACCCCACGCTATCGCCACCGTCAGCGCTGTCGCCATCGGGACGATTCTCGGGGGGCTCCGGGCCATACGGGCGGGCAATATCGACCGCCACCGGACGCTGATGGTGGTCAGCTTTCTGCTGTTCGGGCTCTTCCTGACCGTCGACTTCTACCGGCTGGCGGTCGTCGGTCCCACGGCCTTTGCGGGCCCAGCGGTCGTCGAGACCTATCTCTATCTCCCGCTGCTGGTCAGCCATGCGGTGGTCGCGTTGCTTACCTTCCCCGCAGTGTACTACGCGCTCCTCGTCGGCGTGACGACCCCCCGTGGGGCACTGCCAGCGACCGGCCACGCCAGGGCGGGCCGGGTGGCGGCGGCGTGCTGGCTCCTGACGTTTGGCTCCGGGCTCGTCATCTACGCGATGTTGCACCTCCTGTGGTAG
- a CDS encoding LSM domain-containing protein — translation MSGRPLDVLEASLGEAVTVQLKGGEIFEGTLTGYDQHMNLVIEDEDTTIIRGDNVVSINP, via the coding sequence ATGAGTGGACGACCGCTGGACGTGCTCGAAGCGTCGCTCGGCGAGGCCGTCACTGTACAGCTAAAGGGCGGCGAGATATTCGAGGGCACGCTGACTGGCTACGACCAGCACATGAATCTCGTAATTGAAGACGAAGACACAACGATTATACGCGGCGATAACGTCGTGTCCATCAACCCATGA
- the coxB gene encoding cytochrome c oxidase subunit II, translated as MRLSRALSWLCVLTLGVVVFSTPAAAQSVNRAAIDELNEQLLYVALPLTLFVELMLVYAIYRFHNNDDPRPTVDDPALEVTWTAATGAILVFVGVSGFFVLANPYISPAAAGATDGGDMSDDMEVDVLTYQWGYEFSYPDSNVTTSETLYLPNNTDVTFRLRSSDVIHSFYIPDFGVKQDIFPGQETVARTQATETGTYRLYCAELCGSGHARMQADVVVLNQSAYDSWLDDQRESEAGNTTTTPTAGTATDSGNATAASVARPA; from the coding sequence ATGCGTCTCAGTCGCGCCCTGTCCTGGCTCTGCGTTCTCACCCTCGGTGTGGTGGTGTTCAGCACGCCCGCGGCCGCCCAGTCGGTAAACCGGGCGGCCATCGACGAGCTCAACGAACAGCTACTCTACGTCGCGCTGCCGCTGACGCTGTTCGTGGAACTGATGCTCGTCTACGCCATCTATCGGTTCCACAACAACGACGACCCCAGACCGACCGTCGACGACCCGGCGCTGGAGGTCACCTGGACCGCAGCGACCGGCGCTATCCTCGTGTTCGTCGGCGTCTCTGGCTTTTTCGTGCTGGCGAACCCCTACATCTCGCCGGCCGCGGCCGGTGCCACCGACGGCGGGGACATGAGCGACGACATGGAAGTCGACGTGCTGACCTACCAGTGGGGGTACGAGTTTAGCTACCCCGATTCGAACGTGACCACGAGCGAGACGCTCTACCTGCCGAACAACACCGACGTCACGTTCCGGCTGCGGTCGAGTGACGTGATACACTCGTTTTACATACCGGATTTTGGCGTCAAACAGGACATATTCCCAGGTCAGGAGACGGTCGCACGGACCCAGGCCACTGAGACCGGTACTTACCGGCTCTACTGTGCGGAACTGTGTGGTTCGGGCCACGCGCGGATGCAGGCCGACGTCGTCGTCTTGAACCAGTCTGCGTACGATTCCTGGCTCGACGACCAGCGCGAGTCCGAGGCAGGGAACACGACGACCACACCCACCGCGGGGACGGCGACCGACAGCGGGAACGCCACCGCCGCCTCGGTCGCTCGACCGGCCTGA
- a CDS encoding DUF2270 domain-containing protein — MTDDDTEFDATDQEAREVGQTAATDAEEFLSVMPHYYRGEVSTSGSLLSRLDLTIDWAIVLVTAVLALAFQGGDVAAYLLLIGILGVTLFLFFDVRRYRAFDASRARIRVLEENLFANSLDPDAAPMAEWRRELAADLRTPTFKVSYWEALSRRLRKVYYPLYVLLGVAWAFRISLYTPEQSWVETASIPGLAGELVLVTVAVFFLVVTAITFWPQEREARGEYHGDVSGKWKR, encoded by the coding sequence GTGACCGACGACGACACCGAGTTCGACGCGACCGACCAGGAGGCTCGAGAAGTCGGCCAGACGGCCGCCACGGACGCCGAGGAGTTCCTCTCTGTGATGCCACACTACTACCGGGGGGAAGTATCGACGAGTGGGAGCCTCCTGTCGCGGCTCGACCTGACCATCGATTGGGCCATCGTCCTCGTCACTGCCGTTCTCGCGCTGGCGTTTCAGGGCGGCGACGTCGCCGCGTATCTCCTGCTCATCGGAATACTGGGTGTCACGCTGTTCCTCTTTTTCGACGTCCGGCGCTATCGGGCCTTCGACGCGAGTCGGGCCCGTATCCGCGTCCTGGAGGAGAACCTCTTCGCGAACTCACTGGACCCCGATGCGGCACCCATGGCGGAGTGGCGACGGGAACTCGCAGCCGACCTCCGGACGCCGACATTTAAAGTGTCCTACTGGGAGGCACTCTCCCGACGGCTCCGAAAGGTCTACTACCCGCTGTACGTCCTTCTGGGCGTCGCGTGGGCGTTCCGAATCTCGCTGTACACGCCCGAGCAGTCGTGGGTCGAGACCGCTTCGATTCCGGGCCTCGCCGGTGAGCTCGTCCTCGTCACTGTCGCGGTCTTCTTTCTCGTGGTGACTGCCATCACGTTCTGGCCACAGGAGCGCGAGGCGCGTGGCGAGTACCACGGTGACGTATCCGGGAAGTGGAAGCGCTGA
- the purF gene encoding amidophosphoribosyltransferase: MHEKCGVVGIALEDRDAARPLYYSLYALQHRGQESAGIVTHDGFQQHSHVEMGLVGDAFEPGDLESLNGSNGIGHVRYPTAGSVNACCAQPFSVSFKSGSLGLSHNGNLVNAEEIGDELADLGHAFTSDGDTEVIAHDLARNLLEEDLVRAVKRTMERIHGSYSLTIMHDETVMGVRDPQGNRPLVIGELEDGYVLTSESAAIDTLDGELIRDVRPGELVVLHDDGTGYDTYQLIEQENTAHCFFEHVYFARPDSTIDGSLVYEVRRELGRKLWEESGVESDVVLPVPDSGRAFASGYAEAAQDDGSDIEFAEGLMKNRYVGRTFIMPTQDERERAVRLKLNPIKSTIEGKKVTIIDDSIVRGTTSNQLVQLLKDAGAEEVNVRIGAPPIIAPCYMGIDMASRDELIAGDQSVDEICEEIGADSLSYLSIDAIAETLEASKADLCLGCVTGEYPYDIEGEETDRDVVRPDISGQPKPADD; this comes from the coding sequence ATGCACGAGAAGTGCGGCGTTGTTGGTATTGCACTCGAAGACCGAGACGCCGCCCGGCCCCTCTACTACTCTCTGTACGCCCTCCAGCACCGCGGCCAGGAGTCCGCCGGTATCGTCACCCACGACGGCTTCCAGCAGCACAGCCACGTCGAGATGGGACTGGTCGGCGACGCCTTCGAACCAGGCGACCTCGAGTCGCTGAACGGCTCGAACGGCATCGGCCACGTCCGCTACCCCACGGCGGGCAGCGTCAACGCCTGCTGTGCCCAGCCCTTCTCCGTCTCGTTCAAATCCGGCTCGCTGGGCCTCTCGCACAACGGGAACCTCGTCAACGCCGAGGAAATCGGCGACGAGCTGGCCGACCTCGGCCACGCCTTCACGAGCGACGGTGACACCGAGGTCATCGCCCACGACCTCGCCCGCAACCTGCTGGAGGAGGACCTCGTCCGCGCGGTCAAGCGGACGATGGAGCGCATCCACGGCTCGTACTCGCTGACCATCATGCACGACGAGACCGTGATGGGCGTCCGCGACCCGCAGGGCAACCGCCCGCTGGTCATCGGCGAACTCGAGGACGGCTACGTGCTCACCTCCGAATCGGCCGCTATCGACACGCTCGACGGGGAGCTGATTCGGGACGTTCGCCCCGGTGAACTCGTCGTCCTCCACGACGACGGCACCGGCTACGACACCTACCAGCTCATCGAGCAGGAGAACACGGCCCACTGTTTCTTCGAACACGTCTACTTCGCGCGACCGGACTCCACCATCGACGGGAGTCTGGTCTACGAGGTGCGACGCGAACTGGGCCGCAAGCTCTGGGAGGAATCGGGCGTCGAGTCCGACGTCGTCCTCCCGGTGCCCGACTCCGGGCGCGCCTTCGCCTCGGGCTACGCCGAGGCCGCCCAGGACGACGGGTCGGACATCGAGTTCGCAGAGGGCCTGATGAAAAACCGCTATGTCGGCCGCACGTTCATCATGCCGACCCAGGACGAGCGCGAACGCGCCGTCCGTCTGAAGCTCAACCCCATCAAATCGACCATCGAGGGGAAGAAAGTCACCATCATCGACGACTCCATCGTCCGTGGGACTACCTCGAACCAGCTCGTCCAGCTGCTCAAAGACGCCGGCGCCGAGGAAGTCAACGTCCGCATCGGCGCCCCGCCGATTATCGCCCCCTGTTACATGGGTATCGACATGGCTTCCCGGGACGAGCTCATCGCGGGCGACCAGTCCGTTGACGAGATTTGCGAAGAGATAGGTGCCGACTCACTGTCCTATCTCTCTATCGACGCCATCGCCGAGACGCTGGAGGCCAGCAAGGCCGACCTCTGTCTGGGCTGTGTCACAGGGGAGTACCCCTACGACATCGAGGGCGAGGAGACCGACCGCGACGTCGTCCGCCCCGATATCAGCGGGCAACCGAAGCCCGCGGACGACTAG
- a CDS encoding 50S ribosomal protein L37e — MTGAGTPSQGKKNTTTHTKCRRCGNKSYHTKKKVCSSCGFGKSAKRRDYEWQSKAGE, encoded by the coding sequence ATGACTGGTGCAGGAACCCCGAGCCAGGGCAAGAAGAACACCACGACACATACGAAATGTCGACGGTGTGGCAACAAATCGTATCACACAAAAAAGAAAGTCTGTTCGTCGTGTGGCTTCGGTAAATCGGCGAAACGACGTGACTACGAGTGGCAGTCGAAAGCCGGCGAATAA
- a CDS encoding zinc-dependent metalloprotease, with the protein MGLYHSVRAVAGATGDGPIDWNAVAEAAKESTEPGDLTLSDAETEGFTTDVRDARDRVREVGELDFDLPATVEIQNRHHWIDANVATFERVMAPIEQQAEYIPGVARVVNTGSMAFALSFLGNNVLGQYDPLLLADNDDHALYFVRPNIQRVAGQLGVEGDRFRRWIAFHEVTHAAEFGAAPWLSEHMEETMEETIEKLSSGELDRDSLGELDTTMTAVEGYAELLMDRAFDDEYDDLRRKVDERRKGRGPVAQLVRRFLGLGMKRQQYERGKAFFDEVADMRGVAAAGRVWDSPETLPTDDEIETPRMWVERVLD; encoded by the coding sequence ATGGGATTATATCACAGTGTCCGCGCCGTCGCCGGAGCGACGGGTGACGGACCGATAGACTGGAATGCGGTCGCCGAGGCCGCCAAGGAGTCGACGGAGCCCGGCGACCTCACGCTCTCGGACGCCGAGACAGAGGGGTTCACCACGGACGTCCGCGACGCGCGCGACCGGGTCCGTGAGGTCGGCGAACTCGACTTCGACCTGCCGGCGACCGTCGAGATTCAGAACCGCCACCACTGGATCGACGCCAACGTCGCGACCTTCGAGCGCGTGATGGCGCCCATCGAACAGCAGGCCGAGTACATCCCGGGCGTCGCCCGGGTCGTCAACACCGGCTCGATGGCCTTTGCGCTCTCGTTCCTCGGGAACAACGTCCTTGGCCAGTACGACCCGCTCTTGCTCGCGGACAACGACGACCACGCGCTGTACTTCGTCCGGCCGAACATCCAGCGCGTCGCCGGTCAGCTCGGCGTCGAGGGCGACCGCTTTCGCCGCTGGATCGCGTTCCACGAGGTGACCCACGCCGCCGAGTTCGGTGCCGCGCCGTGGCTCTCGGAGCACATGGAGGAGACGATGGAGGAGACAATCGAGAAACTCTCCAGCGGTGAGCTGGACCGGGACTCGCTGGGCGAACTCGACACCACGATGACCGCCGTCGAGGGGTACGCCGAGCTGCTCATGGACCGCGCCTTCGACGACGAGTACGACGACCTCCGCCGGAAGGTCGACGAGCGGCGGAAAGGCCGTGGTCCGGTCGCCCAGCTCGTCCGACGGTTCCTCGGTCTCGGTATGAAACGCCAGCAGTACGAACGCGGCAAGGCCTTCTTCGACGAGGTCGCCGATATGCGGGGCGTCGCCGCCGCGGGTCGGGTCTGGGACTCGCCGGAGACGTTGCCGACCGACGACGAGATAGAGACGCCCCGTATGTGGGTCGAGCGCGTGCTGGACTGA
- a CDS encoding M20/M25/M40 family metallo-hydrolase, whose product MDERRRQLLEDLLSTPGPSGYEANSQRVWVDYVSEFADEVRTDDYGNAVATLSGGDTEVALAGHGDEIGFIVRDLTDDGHVRMGRIGGSDKTVSRGQHVTIHTADGPVDGVVGQTAIHLREADDDGVPDVAEQHVDVGATDGDELAELVDRGDPITFQQTITELENGRLSARGMDNRIGIWAAAEGLRRAAEQDVEATVHAVSTVQEEVGLQGAKMVGFDLDPDVAIAADVTHATDSPDSPGKRSTGVELGEGPVVSRGSTNHPVVVEALRATGEEADIDVQLQATGIRTGTDADAFYTSRGGIPSVNVGLPNRYMHTPVEVIDEADLDAMADLLAGFAVRADEHAPFEVDV is encoded by the coding sequence ATGGACGAACGACGACGGCAGCTACTGGAAGACCTGCTCTCGACGCCCGGCCCGTCGGGCTACGAGGCAAACAGCCAGCGGGTGTGGGTCGACTACGTGAGCGAGTTCGCCGACGAGGTTCGAACGGACGACTACGGCAACGCCGTCGCGACGCTCTCGGGGGGCGACACCGAGGTCGCACTGGCTGGCCACGGGGACGAGATCGGCTTCATCGTCCGCGACCTGACCGACGACGGCCACGTGCGCATGGGCCGCATCGGTGGCTCGGACAAGACCGTCTCGCGAGGCCAACACGTCACGATTCACACCGCCGACGGCCCCGTTGACGGCGTGGTCGGCCAGACGGCTATCCACCTGCGTGAGGCCGACGACGATGGCGTTCCAGACGTCGCCGAACAGCACGTCGACGTGGGTGCGACCGACGGCGACGAGCTCGCCGAGCTGGTCGACCGCGGCGACCCCATCACGTTCCAGCAGACGATTACTGAACTCGAGAACGGGCGGCTCTCGGCCCGCGGGATGGACAACCGCATCGGCATCTGGGCGGCCGCCGAGGGGCTGCGACGCGCGGCCGAGCAGGACGTCGAGGCGACCGTCCACGCCGTCTCGACGGTCCAGGAGGAGGTCGGGCTCCAGGGGGCGAAGATGGTCGGCTTCGACCTGGACCCCGACGTCGCTATCGCCGCGGACGTGACCCACGCGACGGACTCGCCGGACTCGCCGGGCAAACGCTCGACCGGCGTCGAACTCGGGGAGGGCCCGGTCGTCTCACGGGGCAGCACCAACCATCCTGTCGTCGTCGAGGCGCTGCGGGCGACCGGCGAGGAGGCCGACATCGACGTGCAGCTGCAGGCGACCGGCATCCGGACCGGCACCGACGCCGACGCCTTCTACACCTCCCGAGGCGGCATCCCGTCGGTCAACGTCGGGCTCCCGAATCGGTACATGCACACGCCCGTCGAGGTCATCGACGAGGCAGATCTGGACGCCATGGCGGACCTGCTTGCGGGGTTTGCCGTCCGCGCCGACGAGCACGCCCCATTCGAAGTCGACGTGTAA